Sequence from the Methanosarcina siciliae T4/M genome:
CTGAAGGACCGGCAGACTAAAAAATGAAGAAAAAAGGTAAAGCTGAAACCTTCATGATTCAAAAGTAAAAAGGAAAGACCTAGCTTTCCTCTGATTAACTTTCTTCCGGTTAACTTTCCTCTACCTTCTGCCTCCCCATCTCAAAAGCCCTGACATTAATCTCAATTGTTTTCTGCGGCACAAGAGCCTTCACACTCTCAAGCAGAGACTCTTTCGGGATGGGCAGGTAACCGGAAACTGCCCCGACCATTGCCACATTCATTGCAAGCCTGCTCCCGGCTTCATAAGCCAGGTCATCTGCATTAAAGGCTTTGACAATATATTTTTCAGAAAGGATGTCAAGGATTTCCTGGACCTCAGGGTACTTTGCCACTCCGGAAGTAACGGTTACGGGGATGATAGGCTGCGTATTAACTATAATCACTCCGCCGTCTTTCAGGAAATCGAGGTACCGGACTGCTTCCATAGGTTCAAGGGCAAGCATGAGGTCTGCACCTTTTTTAGGGATCATTGACCCGAAATCGGAACCCAGCCTTATGTGGTTTACAACCGAACCTCCGCGCTGTGCCATGCCGTGGGTCTCGGCTGCCCTGATAGGGATTCCTGAAACAACTGCTGCTTTTCCGATGATATCCGATGCAAGGATTGCCCCC
This genomic interval carries:
- a CDS encoding indolepyruvate oxidoreductase subunit beta; amino-acid sequence: MIQKAGVKKIDLLITGVGGQGAILASDIIGKAAVVSGIPIRAAETHGMAQRGGSVVNHIRLGSDFGSMIPKKGADLMLALEPMEAVRYLDFLKDGGVIIVNTQPIIPVTVTSGVAKYPEVQEILDILSEKYIVKAFNADDLAYEAGSRLAMNVAMVGAVSGYLPIPKESLLESVKALVPQKTIEINVRAFEMGRQKVEES